A region of Carassius auratus strain Wakin chromosome 41, ASM336829v1, whole genome shotgun sequence DNA encodes the following proteins:
- the LOC113060106 gene encoding putative ferric-chelate reductase 1, protein MESKLMFLVVCVIGCAVSSIKADGHLSAPTNLTSNITRNDCGKTKLCLDNPKGCDPSGNSQCFFTSVQIILTTLNLKVELSGNSIGYIALAAGVTSNVAQGLNIIFVCGNNNGRFFFRTATLINNTLLITNIPNVNNIQGSIQPSLIQCVFSIPFDANVINFLSNVNVTNVNISNIANSQLNVFLDNLQGSTNGTVLGEPRSVFGSSVPVNLANVNSTNVVSPIANSKDSISLNILLSHAAICLLSIFWHLI, encoded by the exons ATGGAGAGCAAGCTGATGTTTTTGGTGGTTTGTGTGATTGGTTGTGCAGTGTCTAGCATAAAGGCTGACGGGCACCTATCAGCACCAACAAATTTAACT TCCAACATCACCCGCAATGATTGTGGAAAAACCAAACTATGTTTGGACAACCCTAAAGGATGTGATCCTTCAGGCAATTCTCAGTGTTTCTTCACCTCAGTACAGATTATCTTAACTACCTTAAATCTGAAGGTTGAGCTCAGTGGCAACTCCATCGGTTACATTGCATTAGCAGCTGGAGTGACATCTAATGTGGCTCAG ggccTCAATATCATCTTTGTGTGTGGCAATAATAATGGCAGGTTCTTCTTCCGGACTGCAACACTCATAAATAACACACTGCTGATAACAAATATA cccaaTGTAAACAATATCCAGGGTTCGATACAACCAAGCTTGATTCAGTGTGTTTTCAGCATCCCCTTTGATGCAAACGTCATCAACTTCCTAAGCAATGTCAATGTCACAAATGTGAACATTAGCAACATTGCTAATTCCCAGCTGAATGTTTTCCTTGACAACCTGCAGGGTTCAACCAATG GAACTGTTCTAGGAGAACCAAGAAGTGTATTTGGGTCCTCTGTTCCAGTGAATCTAGCTAATGTCAACTCTACTAATGTTGTAAGCCCCATAGCTAATTCAAAAGACAGCATCTCACTTAACATCTTACTGAGTCATG CTGCAATTTGCCTACTCAGTATCTTCTGGCATCTGATCTGA